AACCCGCCCTCAATGCCGAATAGCCAATCCGGGCCGCCATGCGGATCGGTTGCTGAGGCGTTGATTCCCCAGCCCCTTGTCCGTCATGCCGGATGGTGTCCCCCGATCATACGGGGCGGAGCCCCACATCGGGCGGGCTGTGGCGTACTCCATGGCACACCGCGGCCCGCACCGCCGAACAGGTGACCGTCCCGATCAGGCCCGCTTCTCGCCGAGAACGTGCAGCTGGGTGGCGATGGCGTGGAAGGAGGGCAGCTCCGCGGCGGCCGCCTCCAGCTTGAGCAGGGCCTCGGCGGCACCGGGCTCGGTGTCGACGAGGGCTCCGGGAACGAGGTCGGCGAAGACCCGGACACCGTGCACGGCGCCGACCGCGAGTCCGGCTCCGTCGGCGAGCTCGGTGAGCTGCTCGGCGGTGAAGCGCCGGGGCACCGGGTCGCCGGCGCCCCAGCGGCCCGCCGGGTCGTCGAGCGCGTGCCGGGCCTCGGTGAAGTGGCCGGCGAGGGCGCGGGCCAGGACGGCGCCGCCGACGCCGGCGGCGAGCAGGCTGAGGCTGCCGCCGGGGCGGAGCGCGGCCGTCGCGTTCCGCAGGCCCTCGGCGGGGTCGTCGACGTACTCCAGGACGCCGTGGCAGAGCACCGTGTCGTGGGCGTCGCGCTCGACGACGTCGAAGAGGCCCTTGATGTCGCCCTGGACGCCGGTGACGAGGTCGGCGACGCCGGCCTCGGCGGCCCGGCGCTCCAGCGCGAAGAGCGCGTTGGGGCTGGGGTCGACGACGGTGACCCGGTGGCCGAGGCGGGCCACCGGCACCGCGAAGTTGCCGGAGCCGCCGCCCGTGTCGAGGACGTCGAGGCTGTCCTTCCCGGTGGCCTCGACCCGGCGGTCCAGGGCGTCTTTGAGGACGTCCCAGACGACGGCGGTACGCAGGGAGGCGCGCGACGGGCGCGACGAAGCCTCTCGACCGAAGACAGGGGAAGGGTCCGGCACGGCTGTTGACTCCTCGGTGACGGGTACGGACGCTCCCCACCCTATGGCCTCGCCCCTGCCTTTCGGATCATCCTCCGGCCTCGTCGGCCCCGGGCTGGCGGGGCAGTACCGGCGGGAGGGCGAGCAGCCGCTCGACCAGGCGCAGGAAGTGGGCGGCGTCCCTGAGCAGGTCGTCGGCCTCGCGTCGGGTGGCGGCGCTGCTGATGCCGGCCTCGGCGCGGGCTCTGCGCGGGGCGCCGGCGGCGAAGAGGGCGCTCCACTCGGTCAGCTCGGGGGCGAGGTCGGGGAGGAGCTCCCAGGTGCTCCTTATCCGCTGCCGGTGGCGGGGCCGGGTGTCGGGCCTGGCCCGGGCGGCGAGCACGGCGGCGGCCGCGCGCAGGGCGGCGAGGTGGGCGGTGGCGTACCGCTCGTGGGGGCGGTCGAGGACGGCGGCCTCGGCGAGTCCGGCGCGGGACTTGGCGAGGAGGTCGAGGGCGGCGGGCGGGGCGGCGGAGCGGCGCGTGACGGGGTGGATGTCGGAGCCGGGTCCCGCCTCCCCGGGGGTGGGACGGCGGCGGGGCGCGGCTGCTGCGGATGGGCTTGCCATGACGAGCCTCCTGTCGTCGCGTGACGGCGCTGTGGCCGTATGTGTTCATCGTGCCGTGCCCCACTGACAATCGCGCTGACCTGGGGTTTTGCCTGAAACCCAACCCGGGGGTAACTTTTGAACTGACTGGTCAGTTCAAAAAGGGGAATGGGGGGTGAGTCCGTGGGCACGGAAACCGAGGAACAGCCGCACGGCGCCGCCGTCGTCACGGACGGCTTCGGACTGAAGGGACCGCGCGGCTGGGCCTTCCGGGAGGTCTCCTTCCGCGCCGAGCCCGGCGCGCTGGTGGCGATCGAGGGCCCCTCGGGCTCGGGCCGCACCTGTCTGCTGCTCGCGCTCACCGGCCGGATGAAGGCCAAGGAGGGCCACGCCGAGGTCGGCGGCCTCCCCCTGCCCCGCAGGATGGCCGCCGTGCGCCGGATCAGCGCGCTCGGCCAGGTCCCGGGCGTCAGCGAGCTCGACCCCGCCTTCACGGTCGCCGAGCACCTGCGCGAGCGTGCCCTGCTCCAGCGCCGCTTCGACGGTTCCGTACGGGCCCTGCTGCGGCGCCCCGCCGAGCGGGCGGCGACGTCCCGGTCCCGGATCGACGAGGCCGTGAAGGCCGCGGGTCTGGACCTCGACGCCCTGCCGAAGGGCGAGCGGACCTCCGTACGGGATCTGGAGCGCCTCGAAGCGCTGCGGCTCTCGATCGCCCTGGCCCTGATCGGCCGTCCCCGGCTGCTCGCCGTGGACGACACCGACCTGAAGCTCTCGGACGCCGACCGCGCCGAGGCCTGGGCGCTGCTGCGCTCCCTGGCCGCTTCGGGGACGACCGTCCTCGCCGTCTGCAGCGAGGCCCCCGAGGACGCCCTGCGCATCACGACGGTCCCGGGCGACAGCAAGGCGACCGGGCCCGCCCGGGCCGAGGACACGGCCGTCGACGCCACGGCCACCGAAGGCACGGCCACCGACAAGGCCGTCGACGAAGGCACCGCCGACGACGAGACGGCCACCGAAGAAACCGCCGTCGGGGAGACGGCGACCGACGGCACCACCGACGCCACGACCGAGGAGGGGGCGGCCGATGCGCTCGCCGAAACTGGCCGCGCTTGAGCTGAAGCGCTTCGGCAGGGGAAAGCTGCCGCGCGCCGCGCTCGTCGCGATCCTGCTGCTGCCGCTGCTGTACGGCGCCCTGTACCTGTACTCGTTCTGGGACCCGTACAGCAGGCTCGACAAGATCCCCGTCGCCCTCGTCAACGAGGACCGGGGCGCCACCGCCGGCGACAAGGAGATCCACGCCGGTGACGACATCACCGAGGGGCTCCTGGAGAGCAAGACCTTCGAGTGGCACCGGGTGAGCGACGCCGAGGCACGCGCGGGCGTGGAGGACGGGACGTACTACCTGTCGCTGACCATGCCCGGAGACTTCAGCTCCCGCATCGCCTCCAGCTCCGGCGACTCCCCCGAGACGGGCGCGCTCCAGGTGCGGACCAACGACGCCAACAACTACATCGTCGGCCAGATCTCCCGGACGGTCTTCTCCGAGGTGCGCACCGCGGCCTCCACGAAGTCCTCGCGGACCTTCCTCGACAAGATCTTCATCTCCTTCTCCGACATCCACGACGCCACCGCCAAGGCCGCCAAGGGCGCGGCCGATCTCAAGCAGGGCGTGGACAAGGCGAAGAAGGGCTCCAAGAGCCTGTCGGAGGGCCTCACCGACGCCAAGGCCGGCAGCGGCGACCTGGCCACCGGTCTGAAGAAGCTCGACAAGGGCGCCACGGACCTGGAGAACGGCTCCCGCAAGGTCGCGAACGGCACGCAGGCCCTCGCCGACAAGGTGAACGGCACCGCCGACAAGGTCCGCCCGTACCTGGCGAACAACGGCAAGTCGATCCGCGACACCGCCCGCCTCGTCTCCGACTCGGCCACGGCCGCCCGCCACAACCTGGACAAGCTGGTCAAGCACGCGCCCCAGGTCCGCACCGCCGCCCACAAGGCCGACGACGGCCTCGCCCGGCTCCACCGCGAGGTGTGCGTGGACGCCCCCGTCACCGTTCCCCCGCTCGACCCCAAGATCTGCCAGAAGCTCAAGGAGGCCTCGGTCACCGCCGGGGACGTGGCCACGATCGCCGACGACGTGCACGAGCTCACCAAGGACAACGCCGACGACCTGAAGACCCTGGACGCGCGCCTGGCCAAGCTGAAGAAGCAGGCCGACGAGCTGGCCGCCCGCGCCCCGCACCTCGACGAGGACGTCGAGGGCGCCATCCGGAAGATCAACGAGCTCAACGCGGGCGCGCAGAAGGTCGCGACGGGCGCGGACCAGCTGCACACCGGCATCACCCGGGCCAAGACCGGTTCGGTCAGCCTCGACACCGGTGTCGGCAAGCTCAAGAAGGGCGCGGGCGATCTGGACGGCGGCCTGTTCAAGCTGGCCGACGGCTCGGGCAGCCTCGCCACGGGCCTCAAGGACGGGGTCGACCAGATCCCCGACTACGACGAGCAGGACCGCGACCGGCGTACGGAGGTCATGGCCGACCCGGTGAAGCTGGCCTCCCAGTCCCTGCACAAGGCGCCGAACTACGGCACCGGCTTCGCCCCGTACTTCATCCCGCTCTCCCTCTGGGTCGGCGCGATGGTCGCGTACATGCTCATCCAGCCGCTGAACCGGCGCGCCCTCGCGGCGGGCGGCTCCGCCTGGCGGATCGCGCTCGCGGGCTGGCTCCCGGTGGCGGTGATCGGCCTCCTCCAGGTGGCGGCCCTGATGTCGGTCCTGCACTGGGGCCTCGGCCTCCAGATGGCCAGGGCCGCCGGCACGATCGGCTTCCTCGCCCTGGTCACCTGCTGCTTCGCCGCGATCATCCAGTGGCTCAACGCCCGCTTCGGCGCGGCGGGCCGGATCCTGGTGCTCGCGTTCCTGATGCTCCAGCTGACCTCGGCGGGCGGCACGTACCCCGTCCAGACCAGCCCGGGCTTCTTCAACGCCGTCCACCCCTTCCTGCCGATGAGTCACGTGGTCGACGCGCTGCGCCGGCTGATCACGGGCGGCGGGATGGGACCGGTCTGGCAGGCCTGCGCGGTCCTGGCGGCCTTCACCGTCGGCGCCCTGGCCCTGACCGCCGTCTCGGCACGCAAGAAGCAGGTGTGGACGATGGACCGGCTCCACCCCGAACTGTCGCTCTGAACCTGTGAGAATCGACGCCATGGACAGCAGCAGCACCCGACGCCAGGCCACGCGCACGAAGCTCTACGAGGCGGCCGTCACCCTCATCGCGGAGCAGGGCTTCTCCGCGACGACGGTGGACGAGATCGCCGAGAGGGCCGGCGTGGCCAAGGGCACGGTCTACTACAACTTCAAGAGCAAGACGGAGCTCTTCGAGGAGCTGCTGCGCCACGGGGTGTCGCTGCTCACCGCCTCCCTGCGCTCGGCGGCCGAGGAGACCGCCGAGCGCGGCGGGAGCCGGGTCGACGCGCTGGACGCGATGATCCGGGCGGGCCTCGTCTTCATCGACCGCTACCCGGCCTTCACCCAGCTGTACGTGGCCGAGCTCTGGCGCACCAACCGGGCCTGGAACTCCACGCTCCTGGTGGTGCGTCAGGAGGCCGTCGCGGTGGTCGAGGGGGTGCTGCGCGAGGGGGTCTCGGCCGGTGAGCTGAGCGAGGAGATCGACGTCCAGCTGACGGCCGCGGCGCTGGTCGGGATGGTGCTGGTGGCGGCGCTCGACTGGCAGGCCTTCCAGAGCGAGCGTTCGCTGGACGACGTGCACGCGGCGCTCTCGCGGCTGCTGCACGGGCGCGTGGGCGGCCGCTGAGGCAGCAGCACGACGGCCGCCGCCCCCCGCGCGCGTAGGTCATGAGAACGCCGGTGCGGCGAGGCTCGATCCCCCCGAGCCTCACCGCACCGGCTTCTTTCGCACCCCCGTGCCGGCAGGTGCGCGGCCCCCGTTCCGCAGCCCCGTGCCGGCGGTACCGGAGCCGCGCCCCTTCCGTGGGCTCCACTCTCTCCTCCCGCCGGTACCGGCCCCATCCGCGCACCTACTCATCTCGACCCCTAGGTACGGATACTCAGTCCTGGTTACGATCGCGGGCGTGTCCGTACTCCCCCTGGTGTTCACCAGCGGCTGGGCGAGCGGGATCAACGCGTACGCGGTGGTCCTGCTGTTCGGCGTCTTCGGCGCGACCGGGCTGACCGACGAGGTGCCCGAGTCCTTGCAGCGCACCGATGTCCTCGTCGCGGCGGCCGTGCTGTTCCTGTGCGAGGCGGTGGCGGACAAGATTCCGTACGTCGACTCGATATGGGACTCCGTCCACACGGTGATCCGGCCGATCGCGGGAGCCGTGGTCGGCGCCCTGCTCGCCGGGCAGAACGGTTCGCTGCCGGAGCTGGCGGCGGGCGCGATCGGCGGTTCGACTGCCTTGCTCAGTCACCTCGTCAAGGCCGGGACGAGGATGGCGGTCAACACCTCGCCGGAACCGTTCTCGAACATCCTGCTGAGCCTGGCGGAGGACCTCGGGGTGGCGGCGGTCGTCACCTTCGCCGTCTTCCATCCCGTGGCCGCTTCGGTCATCGCGGGCGTCCTGCTCCTGGCGGGCCTGGCGATACTGCTCTTCCTGGCCAAGCAGATCCGCCGCGGCTGGCGGCGCTTCTCCCGGCGGCGGGAGGAGAGACGGCTCGCGGCCGTGGGGGCGCGCCCCCGGGCCCAGGCCCCGCCCGACGACGGGTCCGACCACTTCTGACCGTGCCCGGCCTGCCCTCCGGCGGCGTCGGAGGCGCCGGATAGGCTCGCCCGCATGGCACGGATTGTGGTGATCGGCGCGGGACTCGGCGCCATGGCGGCGGCGGCCCGACTGGCGGTCGCCGGACACACGGTGACGGTGTACGAGAGGACGTCGACGTACGGCGGCGCGGTCGGCCGCTTCGAGCGCGACGGCTTCGCCTTCGACACCGGTCCCGGGCTGCTGCACCTGCCCGCCGTCTACCGGGACCTGTTCGTGAAGACCGGCAAGGAGCCCCTGGAGGACTGCGTCTCGCTGACGCAGGTCGATCCGGCGGCCCGTCACGTCTTCGCCGACGGCACCCGCGTCGACCTGCCGAACGCCTCACGGGCCGGCACGGTCGCCGCGCTGGACGCGGCGCTCGGCGCGGGGGCGGGCGAGCGCTGGGGCGACTTCCTGACGCGGGCCCGCGAGGCCTGGGACCGGACCCGGCGC
This is a stretch of genomic DNA from Streptomyces sp. R44. It encodes these proteins:
- a CDS encoding methyltransferase; translation: MPDPSPVFGREASSRPSRASLRTAVVWDVLKDALDRRVEATGKDSLDVLDTGGGSGNFAVPVARLGHRVTVVDPSPNALFALERRAAEAGVADLVTGVQGDIKGLFDVVERDAHDTVLCHGVLEYVDDPAEGLRNATAALRPGGSLSLLAAGVGGAVLARALAGHFTEARHALDDPAGRWGAGDPVPRRFTAEQLTELADGAGLAVGAVHGVRVFADLVPGALVDTEPGAAEALLKLEAAAAELPSFHAIATQLHVLGEKRA
- a CDS encoding SAV_6107 family HEPN domain-containing protein, producing MASPSAAAAPRRRPTPGEAGPGSDIHPVTRRSAAPPAALDLLAKSRAGLAEAAVLDRPHERYATAHLAALRAAAAVLAARARPDTRPRHRQRIRSTWELLPDLAPELTEWSALFAAGAPRRARAEAGISSAATRREADDLLRDAAHFLRLVERLLALPPVLPRQPGADEAGG
- a CDS encoding ATP-binding cassette domain-containing protein, with product MGTETEEQPHGAAVVTDGFGLKGPRGWAFREVSFRAEPGALVAIEGPSGSGRTCLLLALTGRMKAKEGHAEVGGLPLPRRMAAVRRISALGQVPGVSELDPAFTVAEHLRERALLQRRFDGSVRALLRRPAERAATSRSRIDEAVKAAGLDLDALPKGERTSVRDLERLEALRLSIALALIGRPRLLAVDDTDLKLSDADRAEAWALLRSLAASGTTVLAVCSEAPEDALRITTVPGDSKATGPARAEDTAVDATATEGTATDKAVDEGTADDETATEETAVGETATDGTTDATTEEGAADALAETGRA
- a CDS encoding YhgE/Pip family protein, which encodes MRSPKLAALELKRFGRGKLPRAALVAILLLPLLYGALYLYSFWDPYSRLDKIPVALVNEDRGATAGDKEIHAGDDITEGLLESKTFEWHRVSDAEARAGVEDGTYYLSLTMPGDFSSRIASSSGDSPETGALQVRTNDANNYIVGQISRTVFSEVRTAASTKSSRTFLDKIFISFSDIHDATAKAAKGAADLKQGVDKAKKGSKSLSEGLTDAKAGSGDLATGLKKLDKGATDLENGSRKVANGTQALADKVNGTADKVRPYLANNGKSIRDTARLVSDSATAARHNLDKLVKHAPQVRTAAHKADDGLARLHREVCVDAPVTVPPLDPKICQKLKEASVTAGDVATIADDVHELTKDNADDLKTLDARLAKLKKQADELAARAPHLDEDVEGAIRKINELNAGAQKVATGADQLHTGITRAKTGSVSLDTGVGKLKKGAGDLDGGLFKLADGSGSLATGLKDGVDQIPDYDEQDRDRRTEVMADPVKLASQSLHKAPNYGTGFAPYFIPLSLWVGAMVAYMLIQPLNRRALAAGGSAWRIALAGWLPVAVIGLLQVAALMSVLHWGLGLQMARAAGTIGFLALVTCCFAAIIQWLNARFGAAGRILVLAFLMLQLTSAGGTYPVQTSPGFFNAVHPFLPMSHVVDALRRLITGGGMGPVWQACAVLAAFTVGALALTAVSARKKQVWTMDRLHPELSL
- a CDS encoding TetR/AcrR family transcriptional regulator, with the protein product MDSSSTRRQATRTKLYEAAVTLIAEQGFSATTVDEIAERAGVAKGTVYYNFKSKTELFEELLRHGVSLLTASLRSAAEETAERGGSRVDALDAMIRAGLVFIDRYPAFTQLYVAELWRTNRAWNSTLLVVRQEAVAVVEGVLREGVSAGELSEEIDVQLTAAALVGMVLVAALDWQAFQSERSLDDVHAALSRLLHGRVGGR
- a CDS encoding DUF4126 domain-containing protein yields the protein MSVLPLVFTSGWASGINAYAVVLLFGVFGATGLTDEVPESLQRTDVLVAAAVLFLCEAVADKIPYVDSIWDSVHTVIRPIAGAVVGALLAGQNGSLPELAAGAIGGSTALLSHLVKAGTRMAVNTSPEPFSNILLSLAEDLGVAAVVTFAVFHPVAASVIAGVLLLAGLAILLFLAKQIRRGWRRFSRRREERRLAAVGARPRAQAPPDDGSDHF